A single genomic interval of Candidatus Bathyarchaeota archaeon harbors:
- a CDS encoding HAD hydrolase-like protein translates to MASSVKIVAVALDFDGVIANLEVDWNEVIRKISKTAGQDIKSLLTFYEANFGVPIYQKVSAEIENIELEALKNTQLVPFIGEFLKSLQEKQMPVYVVSMQTAKVIQVYLNQQGLSSYIKEVVTRDRFPSKRAQVDYVTKTAGGRVLFVDDLKRNLISCQGLNVECFHFQRTKKPKDAQKSWDKILELIK, encoded by the coding sequence ATGGCGAGTAGCGTAAAAATCGTTGCGGTTGCGTTGGACTTCGACGGCGTCATAGCTAACCTCGAAGTAGACTGGAACGAAGTGATACGGAAAATCTCAAAAACCGCAGGCCAAGACATCAAAAGCCTCCTAACATTCTACGAAGCCAACTTTGGAGTGCCAATCTACCAGAAAGTCAGCGCCGAAATCGAAAACATCGAGTTAGAAGCCCTCAAAAACACGCAACTGGTGCCGTTTATCGGTGAATTTCTAAAAAGTCTCCAAGAAAAACAGATGCCCGTTTACGTTGTTTCGATGCAGACAGCCAAAGTAATCCAAGTCTACCTCAACCAACAGGGGCTCAGTAGCTACATCAAAGAAGTTGTTACCCGCGACAGGTTTCCCAGCAAACGCGCACAGGTCGATTACGTCACAAAAACCGCAGGCGGTAGAGTACTGTTTGTAGATGACTTAAAGCGGAACCTGATAAGTTGCCAAGGCTTGAACGTCGAGTGCTTCCATTTTCAGCGCACCAAGAAACCCAAAGACGCCCAAAAATCTTGGGACAAAATTCTTGAACTCATAAAATAA
- a CDS encoding ATP-grasp domain-containing protein, protein MTNILVTGAGGSGGISFIRALRLAEQQKKLKPFVACTDHNPHFLNFPDADTRYHSPRHDDPTFIPLLQKIIQTHNIEFLHPHPSSEAQIVAENLAQFKNVKTYLPKPVAIMPDKLFIHNALHKKRVRVPKTVEVKTFADVERAFAEIGCPLWIRARRGAGGRLGLKVENVEQARHWVQLNTLQGRCKVSDFVAQEFLSGRDLAFDSLWYKGKLVTSYCRERLEYFLKHISLSGITGTPTIARTVIDEKIDRVGVDSVKALDPEPHGFYSTDIKEDAKGNCVVTEVDGKWHTTAPLWGYAFAKAFNKPELNLAYQYLKLTLEGETDGALPTHNLFPENYLLVRQLDAGVMLEHEAQTWRVA, encoded by the coding sequence ATGACTAACATTTTGGTGACTGGGGCAGGCGGTTCAGGTGGCATCAGCTTCATCCGTGCCTTGCGGTTGGCGGAGCAGCAGAAAAAGCTGAAACCCTTCGTGGCATGCACCGACCACAACCCGCATTTCCTAAACTTCCCCGACGCTGACACCCGCTACCACTCGCCCCGACACGACGACCCCACCTTCATACCGCTCCTACAAAAAATCATCCAAACCCACAACATCGAATTCCTCCACCCCCACCCAAGCAGCGAAGCCCAAATCGTCGCCGAAAACCTCGCACAATTCAAAAACGTCAAAACCTACCTGCCCAAACCCGTCGCCATCATGCCTGACAAACTCTTCATCCACAACGCCCTGCACAAAAAACGGGTTCGGGTGCCCAAAACCGTAGAAGTCAAAACCTTCGCCGATGTCGAGAGGGCTTTTGCGGAGATTGGGTGTCCGCTGTGGATTAGGGCGCGGCGGGGCGCAGGCGGCAGGTTGGGCTTGAAGGTAGAGAACGTTGAACAGGCGCGGCACTGGGTGCAGCTTAACACGCTACAGGGGAGATGTAAGGTTTCGGATTTTGTCGCGCAAGAATTCCTGTCTGGAAGAGATTTGGCGTTTGATTCGCTCTGGTACAAGGGAAAACTCGTGACGTCTTACTGTAGGGAGCGATTGGAGTATTTCCTTAAGCACATCTCGCTCTCAGGCATCACAGGCACCCCAACAATCGCCCGCACCGTGATAGACGAGAAAATTGACCGCGTCGGCGTGGACTCAGTCAAAGCCCTTGACCCAGAGCCGCACGGCTTCTACTCGACTGACATAAAAGAAGACGCCAAAGGCAACTGCGTCGTCACCGAGGTAGACGGCAAATGGCACACCACCGCCCCCCTCTGGGGTTACGCCTTCGCAAAAGCTTTCAACAAACCCGAACTCAACTTAGCTTACCAGTACCTTAAACTGACTTTGGAAGGCGAAACTGACGGAGCCTTACCCACCCACAACCTTTTCCCAGAAAACTACCTGCTGGTGCGGCAGCTAGATGCAGGCGTTATGCTTGAACATGAGGCGCAGACATGGCGAGTAGCGTAA
- a CDS encoding RsmB/NOP family class I SAM-dependent RNA methyltransferase, which translates to MREAWTIAIETLSWMELRRLNERSALVRTTKQLGISNPQAMRLAYGLVVETTRRKNLIDKLINTVVAPKKLAEYNQGVQAFLRLYVYQTRVAKNWGKIHLREAENIASLGRAILCWEVMREVEPYLGFLLTRQLAPILDAASETERIALETFHPTWFVEYLTKLFGKQEATAFFKGSLNPPPTYIRINTLAAPEEEIVAKLAAEGVKLEKVEPLKYTYKVLELKAPLNTSPSLKAGLFYVQDKASCFATQAANPTPNSVVFDICAAPGAKTTFIAQLMGNQGRIISVDFSAKRMRIWQKETARMGTKIAEPVVADARVSVPLVGEADLLVLDPPCTSSGVFAKQPSAKWRLSPKSIANMSKIQLQMINNCADKVKAGGFLAYSTCSITLEENESVIEQFLKTHPEFRLVEIEPKIGVPGLNGLTQCQRLYLHMHGCNGFFIAKLQKQQST; encoded by the coding sequence TTGCGGGAAGCTTGGACAATCGCTATAGAAACATTGAGTTGGATGGAGTTGCGCCGCTTAAACGAGCGTTCAGCGTTGGTGCGCACAACTAAGCAGTTGGGCATAAGCAACCCGCAGGCCATGCGCCTCGCATACGGGCTGGTTGTTGAGACCACACGACGCAAAAACCTAATCGACAAACTCATAAACACCGTGGTGGCGCCCAAAAAACTCGCCGAATACAACCAAGGAGTACAAGCGTTTCTGCGGCTCTACGTTTACCAAACCCGCGTCGCCAAGAACTGGGGCAAAATCCACCTCAGAGAAGCCGAAAACATCGCCAGCTTAGGCAGAGCCATTCTATGCTGGGAAGTCATGCGCGAAGTGGAACCCTATCTGGGTTTTCTGTTAACCCGCCAACTTGCACCCATCCTCGACGCCGCCAGCGAAACCGAGCGGATCGCGCTTGAAACCTTCCACCCCACATGGTTCGTCGAATACCTAACCAAACTCTTCGGCAAACAAGAAGCCACCGCCTTCTTCAAAGGCAGCCTCAACCCCCCACCCACATACATCCGCATCAACACCCTTGCCGCTCCAGAGGAGGAAATCGTAGCTAAACTCGCCGCGGAAGGTGTAAAACTTGAAAAAGTCGAACCCCTAAAATACACCTACAAAGTTTTAGAGCTAAAAGCACCCCTCAACACGTCACCCAGCCTCAAAGCAGGCCTATTTTACGTGCAGGACAAAGCAAGCTGCTTCGCCACCCAAGCAGCCAACCCCACCCCCAACAGCGTCGTATTCGACATCTGCGCAGCTCCAGGAGCCAAAACCACCTTCATCGCCCAACTCATGGGCAACCAAGGCAGAATCATCTCCGTGGACTTCTCAGCCAAACGCATGCGCATTTGGCAGAAGGAGACGGCTCGGATGGGCACAAAAATCGCGGAGCCAGTTGTGGCGGATGCGCGGGTTTCGGTGCCGCTGGTCGGGGAGGCTGATTTGTTGGTCTTAGATCCGCCTTGCACCAGTTCAGGCGTGTTTGCCAAGCAGCCCTCTGCAAAGTGGCGTCTCAGCCCCAAGTCGATTGCGAACATGAGCAAAATTCAGCTTCAAATGATTAACAACTGCGCCGACAAAGTCAAAGCGGGCGGCTTCCTCGCTTACTCCACCTGCAGCATCACACTCGAAGAAAACGAAAGCGTAATCGAGCAGTTCCTAAAAACCCACCCCGAATTCCGCTTAGTGGAGATTGAACCCAAAATCGGCGTCCCCGGACTCAACGGCTTAACCCAATGCCAACGCCTCTACCTCCACATGCATGGCTGTAACGGCTTCTTCATAGCCAAACTACAAAAACAACAATCAACCTGA
- a CDS encoding DUF488 domain-containing protein, translating to MSKETELTVFTIGHSTRTLDEFTELLQTYQIGLVIDVRTVPHSRHNPQFNKEALPEHLKPHGIKYIHLPEIGGLRHPSRNSINLALENASFRGYADYMQTKEFTEALLKVVALARENRLALMCAEALPWKCHRILISDALVARHVLVLHIISKTDTITHQLNELAQVDGNKVSYPLYRKESPQRTLGDFGSG from the coding sequence TTGAGCAAAGAAACCGAACTGACAGTTTTCACCATCGGGCACTCGACGCGAACACTTGACGAGTTCACTGAGCTGCTCCAAACCTACCAAATCGGGCTGGTTATAGATGTCCGAACTGTCCCACACAGCCGCCACAACCCCCAATTCAACAAAGAAGCCCTCCCCGAACACCTAAAACCCCACGGCATCAAATACATCCATCTGCCCGAAATCGGAGGCTTACGCCACCCAAGTCGAAACAGCATCAACCTCGCCTTGGAAAACGCCAGCTTCCGCGGGTACGCCGACTACATGCAGACCAAAGAGTTCACTGAGGCGTTGCTCAAGGTGGTGGCGTTGGCGCGGGAAAACCGCCTTGCCCTGATGTGTGCGGAGGCGCTGCCTTGGAAATGCCACCGAATCCTAATCAGCGACGCACTGGTGGCGCGGCATGTGCTGGTGCTGCATATCATAAGCAAAACCGACACCATAACCCACCAACTAAACGAGTTGGCACAGGTAGACGGTAACAAAGTATCTTACCCGCTCTACAGAAAGGAGTCGCCGCAGAGAACACTAGGCGATTTTGGGTCAGGTTGA
- a CDS encoding zinc finger domain-containing protein → MSEKLSLVTCTSCGKPIPPGSESTKFPCPNCGEIQIKRDGKCRKFGRLYKCPKCGFQGP, encoded by the coding sequence ATGTCAGAAAAACTGTCATTGGTCACATGTACAAGCTGCGGAAAACCAATCCCGCCAGGCAGCGAATCCACAAAATTCCCGTGCCCAAACTGCGGCGAAATCCAAATTAAACGCGACGGCAAATGCCGCAAATTCGGCAGACTATACAAGTGCCCCAAATGCGGATTCCAAGGACCATAA
- a CDS encoding elongation factor 1-beta → MGAILVVYKVFPEDIVEDFEPLKEKVKAILPQHSSIEGWGTEDVAFGLKALLVQVRFPEDKMGIVEEFETALAKIPGVSQAEAFNIRRTSRD, encoded by the coding sequence ATGGGCGCAATACTAGTTGTCTACAAGGTTTTCCCCGAAGACATAGTTGAAGACTTTGAACCCCTAAAAGAGAAAGTCAAAGCCATCCTTCCACAGCACAGTTCCATTGAGGGCTGGGGAACCGAGGATGTCGCTTTCGGACTCAAAGCACTACTTGTCCAGGTGCGTTTTCCAGAGGACAAAATGGGCATAGTGGAAGAATTCGAAACTGCACTTGCCAAAATTCCAGGCGTAAGCCAAGCTGAAGCCTTCAACATCCGCAGAACAAGCCGCGACTAA